In Streptomyces alboniger, the following are encoded in one genomic region:
- a CDS encoding acyl-CoA carboxylase subunit beta, giving the protein MASEETPDNPARNGTAARLAELRRRRDELAAHAGSDAVRRQHDKGKMTARERIDALLDPGTFVELDAFARHRSHDFGMERNRPLGDGVITGYGKVDGRKVCVFAQDFTVFGGSLGEKYGEKIVKVMDLALSTGCPIIGINDSGGARIQEGVVSLAYYAELVKRHVEGSGVIPQISLMMGPCAGGAVYAPAITDFVVMVEETSHMFVTGPEVLRTVMGQTVDREELGGALSHNTVSGNAHYLAQDEKDAFEYVRLLLSHLPSNNMEDPPDYDVTEPAGLTEADLALDTLIPDSPNQPYDMRRVIRTVLDSGELLEVQPLFAQNVVCGLGRVNGQSVGIVANQPIVQAGALDIDASEKAARFIRMCDSFHVPILSFVDVPGFLPGLEQEQGGIIRRGAKLIYAYAEATVPMVTVVTRKAYGGGYGVMGSKHLGIDVNLAWPTAEIAVMGGESAVSVLHRRAVAEAEDPAAERTRLREEYEQALCNPYTAAERGYVDAVIMPHETRASIAGALETLRGKRAHRLPRKHGNIPL; this is encoded by the coding sequence ATGGCATCGGAAGAGACCCCCGACAACCCTGCCCGCAACGGGACGGCCGCGCGCCTGGCGGAGTTGCGGCGCCGCCGCGACGAACTCGCCGCGCACGCCGGATCCGACGCGGTCAGGCGTCAGCACGACAAGGGCAAGATGACGGCCAGGGAGCGCATCGACGCGCTGCTCGACCCCGGGACGTTCGTCGAGCTGGACGCCTTCGCCCGCCACCGCAGCCACGACTTCGGCATGGAACGCAACCGTCCGCTGGGCGACGGCGTGATCACCGGCTACGGCAAGGTGGACGGCCGCAAGGTGTGCGTGTTCGCCCAGGACTTCACGGTCTTCGGCGGCAGCCTCGGCGAGAAGTACGGCGAGAAGATCGTCAAGGTGATGGACCTGGCCCTCAGCACCGGCTGCCCCATCATCGGCATCAACGACTCCGGCGGCGCCCGCATCCAGGAGGGCGTGGTCTCGCTCGCGTACTACGCCGAGCTGGTCAAGCGCCACGTCGAGGGCTCGGGCGTCATCCCGCAGATCTCGCTGATGATGGGCCCCTGCGCGGGCGGCGCGGTGTACGCGCCGGCGATCACCGACTTCGTGGTGATGGTGGAGGAGACCTCCCACATGTTCGTCACCGGTCCCGAGGTGCTGCGCACCGTCATGGGGCAGACGGTGGACCGGGAGGAACTGGGCGGGGCGCTCAGCCACAACACCGTCTCCGGAAACGCCCATTACCTGGCGCAGGACGAGAAGGACGCGTTCGAGTACGTCCGGCTGCTGCTCAGCCATCTGCCCTCCAACAACATGGAGGACCCGCCGGACTACGACGTGACCGAGCCCGCGGGCCTCACCGAGGCGGACCTGGCCCTGGACACGCTGATCCCCGACAGCCCCAACCAGCCGTACGACATGCGCAGGGTCATCCGTACCGTGCTCGACTCCGGTGAACTCCTGGAGGTGCAGCCGCTGTTCGCGCAGAACGTCGTCTGCGGCCTGGGGCGGGTCAACGGCCAGAGCGTGGGCATCGTCGCCAACCAGCCGATCGTCCAGGCGGGCGCCCTGGACATCGACGCCAGCGAGAAGGCGGCGCGCTTCATCCGCATGTGCGACTCCTTCCACGTGCCGATCCTCAGCTTCGTCGACGTGCCGGGCTTCCTGCCGGGCCTCGAACAGGAGCAGGGCGGCATCATCCGCAGGGGTGCCAAGCTCATCTACGCCTACGCCGAGGCCACCGTGCCGATGGTCACCGTGGTCACCCGCAAGGCGTACGGCGGCGGATACGGGGTCATGGGCTCCAAGCACCTGGGCATCGACGTCAACCTGGCCTGGCCGACCGCCGAGATCGCGGTCATGGGAGGCGAGAGCGCGGTGAGCGTGCTGCACCGCCGCGCGGTGGCGGAGGCCGAGGACCCGGCCGCCGAGCGGACACGGCTGCGCGAGGAGTACGAGCAGGCGCTGTGCAACCCGTACACGGCCGCCGAGCGCGGCTACGTGGACGCGGTGATCATGCCTCACGAGACCCGGGCGAGCATCGCGGGCGCACTGGAGACACTGCGCGGCAAGCGAGCCCACCGGCTGCCGCGCAAGCACGGCAACATCCCCCTGTGA
- a CDS encoding acyl-CoA carboxylase epsilon subunit, which translates to MSARDEGVTTPHEAAGLRVERGRPTGEELAAVVVAVTALLTERTASRDTAGPRPRRRWGAPAQRMTRPPERGGFGG; encoded by the coding sequence GTGAGCGCTCGGGACGAGGGGGTCACCACCCCCCACGAGGCAGCCGGGCTGCGGGTGGAGCGAGGCCGCCCGACGGGAGAGGAACTCGCCGCGGTGGTGGTCGCGGTGACGGCGCTGCTGACGGAGCGGACGGCGAGCCGGGACACCGCGGGCCCGCGGCCGCGCCGCCGCTGGGGCGCGCCCGCGCAGCGCATGACACGCCCGCCCGAGCGAGGCGGGTTCGGTGGCTGA
- a CDS encoding fatty acyl-AMP ligase: MTRTGPDVRAGNVSTLPQALRLRCEKQPDETAYVFLRDGEEPDGSLTYRQLEADAGSRAAALERAGLSGGNAVLLYPSGLEFVRALLGCMYARVAGAPVQVPTRRRGVERLRRIADDAGTSTVLTTGAVKRDLEERFGDLPELAGLTLIDTEALPDAPWTGEGPGPEDIALLQYTSGSTGDPKGVMVTHANFLSNVAETEELWPAGPDGVVVSWLPLFHDMGMLFGVLMPLCSGIPAYLMAPEAFIRRPGRWLEAIARFRGTHAAAPSFAYELCVRAQQDGKVAADIDLSSWRVAANGAEPVRWRAVRTFAETFAPAGFDPAAMSPGYGLAENTLKATGSRLGQEPTVLWVAAEALLAGRADLCAPGAEGAQPLVGSGFPVSGTRVRIVDPVALTECPEGRVGEIWVDGPCVAAGYLGRERESEETFRAAIAGQDGPGDATYLRTGDLGFLLDGELYVTGRFKDVIIRNGRNFYPQDIELSAENAAPGLHPNAAAAFSVDDGERERLIVVVEADGRALRGTGAQELKDLVHRAVYERQRLETDEVVVVRRGLLPRTTSGKVQRRACRERYLNNELKPAVAAERSA, encoded by the coding sequence ATGACCAGGACCGGACCGGATGTGCGGGCGGGCAACGTCTCGACTCTGCCTCAGGCGCTCCGTCTGCGCTGCGAGAAGCAGCCCGACGAGACCGCCTACGTGTTCCTGCGCGACGGTGAGGAGCCCGACGGGTCCCTCACCTACCGGCAGCTGGAGGCCGACGCGGGCTCCCGCGCCGCCGCCCTGGAGCGCGCCGGACTGAGCGGTGGCAACGCCGTGCTGCTCTACCCCTCGGGTCTGGAGTTCGTACGAGCGCTGCTCGGCTGCATGTACGCGCGAGTGGCCGGCGCCCCGGTTCAGGTGCCCACCCGGCGGCGCGGCGTGGAGCGGCTGCGCCGCATCGCGGACGACGCGGGTACCAGCACCGTCCTGACCACCGGCGCCGTCAAGCGGGACCTGGAGGAACGGTTCGGCGATCTGCCCGAGCTGGCCGGGCTCACGCTCATCGACACCGAGGCGCTGCCGGACGCCCCGTGGACGGGCGAGGGCCCGGGCCCCGAGGACATCGCGCTGCTCCAGTACACCTCGGGCTCCACCGGCGACCCGAAGGGCGTGATGGTCACTCACGCCAACTTCCTGAGCAACGTCGCCGAGACCGAGGAGCTGTGGCCGGCCGGACCCGACGGCGTGGTCGTCTCCTGGCTGCCGCTCTTCCACGACATGGGCATGCTCTTCGGCGTGCTGATGCCGCTGTGCTCGGGCATCCCCGCCTATCTGATGGCGCCCGAGGCCTTCATCCGCAGGCCCGGCCGCTGGCTGGAGGCGATAGCGCGGTTCCGCGGCACGCACGCCGCCGCGCCGAGCTTCGCGTACGAACTCTGCGTACGGGCCCAGCAGGACGGCAAGGTCGCCGCGGACATCGACCTGTCGAGCTGGCGGGTGGCGGCCAACGGCGCCGAACCCGTGCGCTGGCGAGCCGTGCGCACGTTCGCGGAGACGTTCGCACCGGCCGGCTTCGACCCCGCCGCCATGAGCCCGGGCTACGGCCTCGCCGAGAACACCCTCAAGGCCACCGGCAGCCGCCTCGGCCAGGAGCCGACCGTCCTCTGGGTGGCCGCGGAGGCCCTGCTGGCCGGCCGGGCGGACCTGTGCGCCCCGGGCGCCGAGGGAGCACAGCCCCTGGTCGGGTCGGGCTTCCCCGTGTCCGGCACCCGGGTGCGGATCGTCGACCCCGTGGCGCTGACCGAGTGCCCCGAGGGCCGGGTCGGCGAGATCTGGGTGGACGGGCCGTGCGTCGCCGCCGGCTACCTCGGGCGGGAGCGCGAGAGCGAGGAGACCTTCCGGGCGGCCATCGCCGGGCAGGACGGCCCCGGCGACGCGACGTACCTGCGCACCGGTGACCTGGGCTTCCTGCTCGACGGGGAGCTGTATGTGACCGGCCGGTTCAAGGACGTCATCATCCGCAACGGCCGGAACTTCTACCCGCAGGACATCGAGCTGTCCGCCGAGAACGCGGCACCGGGCCTGCACCCGAACGCCGCCGCGGCGTTCTCCGTGGACGACGGTGAGAGAGAACGCCTGATCGTCGTCGTCGAGGCCGACGGCAGGGCCCTGCGCGGCACAGGAGCGCAGGAACTGAAGGACCTGGTCCACCGGGCCGTCTACGAACGCCAACGGCTCGAGACGGACGAGGTCGTCGTCGTACGGCGCGGCCTCCTGCCCCGTACCACCAGCGGCAAGGTGCAGCGCCGAGCCTGCCGCGAGCGATACCTGAACAACGAACTGAAGCCTGCCGTGGCAGCGGAGCGGAGCGCCTGA